A single genomic interval of Homalodisca vitripennis isolate AUS2020 unplaced genomic scaffold, UT_GWSS_2.1 ScUCBcl_834;HRSCAF=3653, whole genome shotgun sequence harbors:
- the LOC124371039 gene encoding piggyBac transposable element-derived protein 3-like, translating into MSAPLHSCPPDNDDPHNITDEESGERDSNDPDRVCRRQLQAEADIQFEVIENDEDTPIELGDERIGNDCTGTVRANRTEKCPLNDKKIMYIRERGSFESYIDKSDNIAAVASWKDNSVDTLLSNEHGVAPLGEAKRYSVTERKKVSIPQPYRIAQYNRNMGGVDLMDNNISNYRIGVRGKRWYIPIVLWLFDAVMSLVSWLLVSGSLSRSYFGQSQFPKKCGPGFTSKIWTRS; encoded by the exons ATGTCTGCTCCACTTCACAG CTGTCCTCCCGACAATGATGACCCTCACAATATCACAGATGAAGAATCTGGAGAAAGAGATTCTAATGACCCAGACCGAGTGTGCCGTCGTCAGCTCCAAGCCGAGGCAGATATTCAATTCGAAGTAATTGAAAACGATGAAGATACACCAATTGAATTAGGTGATGAACGAATTGGGAATGACTGCACAGGTACCGTCCGGGCAAACCGAACGGAGAAATGCCCTTTAAATGAcaagaaaattatgtatattcGTGAAAGAGGGTCATTTGAAAGCTACATTGACAAGTCAGATAACATAGCAGCTGTCGCTTCTTGGAAAGATAACAGTGTTGACACACTATTGTCAAATGAGCATGGTGTGGCTCCTCTTGGTGAAGCTAAGAGATATTCAGtgacagaaagaaagaaagtttCCATTCCTCAGCCATATCGTATAGCGCAATACAACAGGAATATGGGAGGTGTCGATCTAATGGACAATAATATATCGAACTACAGGATAGGCGTTCGTGGAAAACGGTGGTATATCCCAATCGTTCTCTGGCTTTTTGATGCTGTGATGAGCTTGGTTTCTTGGCTCTTGGTTTCTGGCTCGCTCTCAAGGAGTTACTTTGGACAGTCTCAGTTTCCGAAGAAGTGTGGTCCAggctttacttcaaaaatttggACGCGCTCCTAA